The following proteins come from a genomic window of Varunaivibrio sulfuroxidans:
- the mreD gene encoding rod shape-determining protein MreD, translating into MRSTLFQRMDAMLRRLTPFALAVLTVILNVIPVRIPGLPEVAPVLPIMAIYHWTIYRPQLLPVYAVFALGVLQDALVGLPMGVSVLVFLMVHIMVLSQQVFFTGKSFAIHWLGFALVAAGTQLMFWVVMSLYYTSLIGVWPMVFQYLLTVGFFPLVAWLLLRWQRSVLAMV; encoded by the coding sequence ATGAGATCGACTTTATTTCAGCGCATGGACGCCATGCTGCGCCGTCTTACGCCCTTTGCGCTTGCCGTTTTGACGGTGATCTTGAACGTTATTCCCGTGCGCATCCCCGGGTTGCCGGAGGTTGCGCCGGTGCTGCCGATCATGGCGATCTACCACTGGACGATTTATCGCCCTCAATTGTTGCCGGTGTATGCCGTCTTCGCCCTGGGTGTGTTGCAGGACGCCCTCGTCGGCCTTCCGATGGGCGTGAGCGTCCTGGTGTTTTTGATGGTTCATATCATGGTGCTCAGTCAGCAGGTCTTTTTCACGGGGAAATCGTTCGCCATTCACTGGTTAGGCTTCGCCTTGGTGGCGGCGGGCACGCAGCTTATGTTTTGGGTGGTGATGTCTCTGTATTACACATCGTTGATCGGTGTTTGGCCGATGGTCTTCCAGTACCTCCTGACGGTGGGTTTTTTCCCTCTCGTCGCGTGGCTTTTACTGCGTTGGCAACGGTCCGTTCTGGCAATGGTGTAG
- a CDS encoding rod shape-determining protein: MFSRLFGFLSADMAIDLGTANTLVYVKGKGIVLNEPSVVAITEIKGKKQVLAVGEEAKMMLGRTPGNIQAIRPLRDGVIADFEVAEEMIKYFIRKVHKRRSFASPQVVVCVPSGSTAVERRAIQDSAESAGARKVWLIEEPMAAAIGAGLPVTEPTGSMVVDIGGGTTEVAVLSLGGIVYAKSVRVGGDKMDEAIIAYIRRNHNLLIGEGSAARIKETIGSACPPEEGDGRTMEIKGRDLMNGVPKEIAITERQIAESLAEPVGAIIEAVKVALEHTAPELAADIVDKGIVLTGGGGLLSNLDHVLRHATGLPVSIGDDPLSCVVMGTGRALEEMHRLKHVLSTMY; this comes from the coding sequence ATGTTTTCCAGATTGTTCGGCTTTTTATCTGCCGATATGGCGATTGACCTAGGTACGGCGAATACGCTGGTTTATGTCAAGGGTAAGGGGATTGTCCTGAACGAGCCCTCCGTTGTCGCCATTACGGAAATCAAGGGTAAGAAGCAAGTTCTTGCCGTCGGCGAGGAAGCCAAGATGATGCTGGGGCGCACCCCTGGAAACATTCAGGCGATCAGACCGTTGCGCGACGGCGTTATCGCCGATTTCGAAGTCGCCGAGGAAATGATTAAGTATTTTATACGCAAGGTCCACAAGCGACGTAGCTTCGCCAGCCCCCAAGTCGTGGTTTGCGTACCGTCGGGATCCACTGCGGTGGAGCGCCGGGCCATTCAGGATTCGGCGGAAAGCGCGGGGGCGCGCAAGGTGTGGCTGATCGAAGAGCCGATGGCGGCGGCGATCGGCGCCGGGCTGCCGGTGACCGAACCGACGGGCTCGATGGTGGTCGATATCGGCGGCGGCACGACCGAGGTCGCGGTGCTGTCGTTGGGCGGCATCGTTTACGCCAAATCGGTGCGTGTCGGCGGCGACAAAATGGACGAGGCGATCATCGCCTATATCCGGCGCAATCATAATCTGCTGATCGGCGAAGGGTCGGCGGCGCGGATCAAGGAAACCATCGGTTCGGCCTGCCCGCCCGAGGAAGGCGACGGACGCACCATGGAAATCAAGGGCCGCGATCTGATGAACGGCGTGCCCAAGGAAATCGCCATTACCGAACGGCAGATCGCCGAAAGCCTGGCGGAACCGGTGGGCGCGATCATCGAGGCGGTGAAGGTGGCGCTGGAACACACCGCGCCCGAATTGGCGGCCGATATTGTCGATAAAGGGATCGTGCTGACGGGCGGCGGCGGTTTGCTCAGCAACCTCGATCATGTTTTGCGCCATGCCACGGGACTTCCCGTGTCCATCGGGGACGATCCGTTATCGTGCGTGGTCATGGGTACGGGGCGTGCTCTGGAAGAAATGCACCGTCTGAAACACGTCCTATCGACGATGTACTGA
- the mrdA gene encoding penicillin-binding protein 2, with the protein MHRDSERLKLFNRRVALLAGGKVLLLSGLVGRMYYLQVVEAARYATLADENRINLRLLLPPRGPIVDRFGRPLAVNRQNYRSVLVPEQTPSVEMTLERLGQIVAISPSDKRRILREIRRKRAFVPVTVRDNLDWNEVSRIEVNTPDLPGVMIDEGQSRKYIDGREVAHVIGYVSSVSEKDINSDPLMELPGFRIGKAGVEKVYDLALRGTGGSSQVEVNALGRVIRELSRQEGQPGVDLQLTIDIELQRMVNKRLAGQSAACVVLDIHTGGVLAMSSTPSFDPNAFNRGLSNQEWQDLVSNPMAPLTNKAIAGQYSPGSTFKMVVALAALEKGVISSTNELFCSGSLTLGNAVFHCWKRSGHGRVDMRKAITQSCDVYFYEVARRLGIDAISAMANRLGMGAKLGIDLPGENTGLMPTRKWKMGAMGTPWQTGETLIAGIGQGYVLTTPLQLAVMTARLANGGIAVTPHLAHDIVTPEKVTPRKSGDFPSVGLDPDHLKVVLDGMTAVVSSPHGTAHRSRIDIAGMEMAGKSGTVQVRRITKLEREQGVRKNKDLAWLARDHALFVAYAPVHAPRYAVSVVVEHGGGGSSTAAPIARDVLLEAQKRKSARPAVIEQDARNYHRAESKG; encoded by the coding sequence ATGCACAGAGATTCCGAGCGACTGAAACTGTTCAACCGACGCGTCGCCCTGCTGGCGGGGGGAAAGGTGTTGCTGCTGTCCGGGTTGGTCGGACGCATGTATTATTTGCAGGTGGTCGAAGCCGCCCGTTACGCCACTCTGGCCGATGAGAACCGGATTAACCTTCGCCTTCTGCTTCCACCCCGAGGCCCCATCGTCGATCGCTTTGGTCGGCCTCTGGCGGTTAATCGCCAGAACTACCGTTCCGTTCTCGTGCCCGAGCAAACACCGAGCGTCGAGATGACGTTGGAGCGTCTGGGCCAAATCGTGGCCATCAGCCCCAGCGATAAACGACGGATTTTGCGTGAAATTCGTCGTAAACGGGCGTTCGTTCCGGTTACGGTACGCGATAATTTGGATTGGAACGAGGTCTCGCGCATAGAGGTCAACACGCCGGATCTTCCCGGCGTCATGATCGACGAAGGGCAAAGCCGGAAATATATCGACGGGCGAGAAGTCGCCCATGTTATCGGTTATGTTTCCAGCGTCAGCGAAAAGGATATCAACTCCGACCCGTTGATGGAATTGCCGGGATTTCGCATCGGCAAGGCAGGCGTCGAGAAGGTTTACGATTTGGCGCTGCGGGGTACGGGGGGCAGCTCCCAGGTCGAGGTCAATGCTCTCGGTCGAGTAATCCGCGAATTATCGCGCCAGGAAGGTCAGCCCGGCGTCGATCTGCAATTGACCATTGATATCGAACTCCAGCGCATGGTCAACAAACGATTGGCCGGACAGAGCGCGGCGTGCGTGGTGTTGGACATTCATACCGGAGGCGTCCTGGCGATGTCTTCGACACCCAGTTTCGACCCCAACGCGTTCAATCGCGGATTGTCCAACCAGGAATGGCAGGACTTGGTTTCCAACCCGATGGCGCCACTGACCAATAAGGCGATCGCCGGGCAATATTCTCCGGGATCGACCTTCAAGATGGTGGTGGCGTTGGCGGCTTTGGAAAAGGGGGTGATTTCCTCGACCAACGAGCTGTTTTGTTCGGGCTCATTGACCCTGGGCAACGCCGTTTTTCATTGCTGGAAAAGGTCCGGACACGGTCGGGTGGATATGAGAAAGGCGATCACTCAATCGTGTGACGTTTATTTTTACGAAGTGGCGCGTAGGCTGGGTATCGACGCCATCTCGGCGATGGCCAATCGATTGGGGATGGGCGCCAAGTTGGGGATCGACCTGCCTGGAGAGAACACAGGCCTGATGCCGACCCGCAAATGGAAAATGGGCGCCATGGGCACGCCGTGGCAAACGGGGGAAACCTTGATCGCGGGAATCGGGCAGGGTTATGTTCTGACGACCCCCCTGCAATTGGCGGTGATGACGGCGCGTTTGGCCAATGGCGGGATCGCGGTGACTCCGCATCTGGCGCACGATATCGTGACCCCGGAAAAGGTGACGCCGCGTAAAAGTGGCGATTTCCCCTCGGTCGGACTCGATCCCGACCATCTGAAAGTGGTCCTTGACGGGATGACGGCCGTGGTCAGTTCCCCTCATGGAACGGCGCATCGCTCGCGGATTGATATCGCGGGAATGGAGATGGCGGGAAAATCCGGCACCGTTCAGGTGCGTAGAATCACCAAACTCGAACGCGAACAGGGGGTGCGCAAGAACAAGGATTTGGCTTGGCTGGCGCGCGATCACGCGCTTTTTGTCGCCTATGCGCCGGTCCATGCGCCCCGTTATGCGGTGTCGGTGGTCGTCGAACACGGTGGCGGCGGGTCATCGACCGCCGCGCCCATCGCCCGTGACGTGCTGTTGGAGGCGCAAAAACGCAAGTCCGCGCGCCCGGCGGTCATTGAACAAGACGCGAGGAATTATCATCGCGCCGAGTCCAAGGGGTAA
- a CDS encoding 2-isopropylmalate synthase gives MTEQSSPSAADGVSAADPRRVVIFDTTLRDGEQSPGASMNLDEKLRIALALEELGVDVIEAGFPIASIGDFESVHEIAKVVKNSTVCGLARAAKGDIERCAEALAPTARKRIHTFISTSPLHMKYKLQMAPERVLEKVVESVSQARNLCDDVEWSAEDGSRTEHDFLCRCVEAAIRAGAGTVNIPDTVGYAMPDEFAALIAMLINRVPNIDKAIISVHCHNDLGVAVANSLAAVNAGARQVECTINGLGERAGNAALEETVMALKTRHDRLPFTTEIKTEQITKVSRLVSAVTGFVVQPNKAIVGANAFAHESGIHQDGMLKHAGTYEIMSPESVGLNQSKLVLGKHSGRHAFKEKLKDLGYEFGDNAVEDAFRRFKDLADKKKDVFDDDIVALVDDEVMRANDYLKLVSLEILCGTKHNPPEATLELSIDEVKKSHTATGDGPVDAAFNAVKALFPHRARLQLYQVHAVTQGTDAQAEVTVRLEEDGRTVIGQAADTDTMVSSVKAYINALNKLLVKREKTAPSALSA, from the coding sequence ATGACCGAACAATCGTCCCCATCCGCTGCGGATGGTGTGTCCGCCGCCGACCCCCGGCGGGTCGTCATTTTCGACACCACCTTGCGCGACGGCGAGCAATCGCCCGGCGCGTCGATGAACCTGGATGAAAAACTGCGCATCGCCCTGGCCCTGGAAGAACTCGGCGTCGATGTTATCGAAGCCGGGTTTCCGATCGCCTCGATCGGCGATTTCGAATCCGTCCATGAAATCGCCAAAGTCGTTAAAAATTCCACGGTCTGCGGTCTGGCGCGCGCCGCCAAGGGCGATATCGAACGCTGCGCCGAGGCGTTGGCCCCGACCGCGAGGAAGCGTATCCATACCTTCATCTCCACGAGCCCGCTGCACATGAAGTACAAGTTGCAGATGGCCCCGGAGCGGGTGCTTGAAAAAGTCGTCGAAAGCGTGAGCCAGGCGCGCAATCTGTGCGACGATGTCGAATGGTCGGCCGAGGACGGCTCGCGCACCGAGCACGATTTCCTTTGCCGTTGCGTCGAGGCCGCCATTCGTGCCGGGGCGGGAACCGTCAACATACCCGACACCGTGGGCTACGCCATGCCCGACGAATTCGCCGCCTTGATCGCGATGCTGATAAACCGCGTGCCGAACATCGACAAGGCGATCATTTCGGTGCATTGCCATAACGATTTGGGGGTCGCGGTCGCCAATTCGTTGGCCGCCGTCAACGCGGGGGCGCGCCAGGTCGAATGCACCATCAACGGCCTGGGCGAGCGGGCGGGCAACGCGGCGCTCGAAGAAACCGTAATGGCGCTGAAGACCCGCCACGACAGGTTGCCGTTCACGACCGAGATCAAGACCGAGCAGATCACCAAGGTGTCGCGCCTGGTCTCGGCGGTGACCGGCTTTGTGGTGCAGCCCAACAAGGCGATCGTCGGGGCCAATGCCTTCGCTCACGAATCGGGTATTCACCAAGACGGCATGCTCAAACACGCGGGAACCTACGAAATCATGTCGCCCGAATCGGTGGGTCTGAATCAGTCGAAACTGGTTTTGGGTAAGCATTCGGGACGTCACGCCTTCAAGGAAAAACTGAAGGACCTGGGTTATGAATTCGGCGATAACGCCGTCGAGGACGCCTTTCGCCGCTTCAAGGACCTGGCGGACAAGAAGAAAGACGTTTTCGACGACGATATTGTCGCCCTGGTCGATGACGAGGTCATGCGCGCCAACGATTACTTGAAATTAGTCTCGCTGGAAATCTTGTGCGGGACCAAACACAACCCACCCGAGGCGACATTGGAATTGAGCATCGACGAAGTGAAAAAAAGTCACACCGCGACGGGCGACGGGCCGGTCGATGCCGCGTTCAACGCCGTCAAGGCGTTGTTCCCCCACCGGGCGCGCCTGCAGTTGTATCAGGTCCACGCCGTGACCCAGGGTACCGACGCCCAGGCCGAGGTCACCGTTCGTCTCGAAGAGGACGGGCGCACCGTCATTGGCCAGGCGGCGGATACCGACACCATGGTCTCTTCGGTTAAGGCTTATATCAATGCGCTCAACAAGTTATTGGTGAAACGGGAAAAAACTGCCCCGTCGGCGCTTTCCGCCTAG
- the mreC gene encoding rod shape-determining protein MreC encodes MKSRPRFGHGISPSARGAQHNVASALLVVVAIALIFMAKADVNVVDRMRVLISDAFSPVLDVVSRPIANVNHWSNQLRELMSVRAENARLREERARLLQWQEVARAVEAENRSLKALLHYVPEGAATYIAARVVADTGGAFANSLLVNAGRRDGVRKGLAVVNGDGLVGRIVDVGRRSSRILLLTDLNSRIPVLISASRTRAILAGDNTSRPTLIHLPPGGTVSPGDRIVTSGSGGAFPPGLPVGLVAAVDEQSIVVQPFVDRYRLEYVRVVDYGLRGVLDVSSSTLAPKSGQKR; translated from the coding sequence TTGAAATCTCGCCCACGATTCGGACACGGTATTTCCCCCTCCGCGCGAGGGGCGCAGCATAATGTTGCTTCGGCGCTGCTGGTCGTGGTCGCCATCGCCCTGATTTTCATGGCCAAGGCCGACGTCAATGTGGTTGATCGCATGCGCGTCTTGATTTCCGACGCCTTCTCGCCGGTCCTGGATGTCGTGTCGCGGCCGATCGCCAACGTCAATCATTGGAGCAATCAGCTGCGCGAGTTGATGTCGGTGCGCGCCGAGAATGCGCGCCTTCGCGAAGAGCGCGCCCGCTTGTTGCAGTGGCAAGAGGTCGCCCGCGCCGTCGAAGCGGAAAACCGCAGTCTCAAAGCTCTGCTGCATTACGTGCCCGAGGGCGCGGCCACGTATATCGCCGCGCGGGTGGTCGCCGATACCGGCGGGGCGTTCGCCAACAGCTTGCTTGTCAACGCCGGACGGCGCGACGGCGTGCGCAAAGGACTGGCGGTGGTCAACGGCGACGGCTTGGTGGGGCGCATCGTTGATGTCGGCAGGCGGTCGTCCCGGATCCTTTTGCTGACCGACTTGAACTCTCGAATTCCGGTGCTCATATCCGCGTCGCGTACGCGCGCGATCCTGGCCGGCGACAATACCAGCCGTCCCACCCTTATTCATCTTCCCCCGGGGGGGACGGTATCGCCCGGCGATCGCATCGTCACCTCGGGAAGCGGGGGGGCTTTCCCTCCCGGTCTTCCCGTGGGGTTGGTGGCGGCGGTCGATGAGCAGTCGATCGTGGTTCAGCCCTTTGTCGATCGCTACCGCCTGGAGTACGTGCGGGTCGTCGATTATGGCCTGCGGGGTGTTTTGGATGTCTCGTCGTCCACCCTGGCGCCGAAAAGCGGCCAAAAGCGATGA